The genomic interval GCTGGGATAATGCAAGTATGGAGAGTTTTTTTAGTCACTTAAAAACTGAATGTTTTAATCTCTTTACTTATAAAAAACCTAAAGAAGTGAAAGAGTCAATAAAACACTATATTTATTTTTATAATCATGAAAGATTTCAAAAGAAACTCAACAACCTGAGTCCTGTTGAATATAAAACACTGATTGCATAAGTGCGCTTATTATAAACTGTCTACTTGACAGGGAGCAGATCAGGCCGCACATGCGCCATATTGTTGAAGAATGAAGTTTTTTTTGGCCAACAGGGAC from Bacillus sp. SM2101 carries:
- a CDS encoding IS3 family transposase — its product is WDNASMESFFSHLKTECFNLFTYKKPKEVKESIKHYIYFYNHERFQKKLNNLSPVEYKTLIA